The Streptomyces sp. NBC_00440 genome contains a region encoding:
- a CDS encoding DUF1906 domain-containing protein, which yields MPGTQGAGEAQASASGEAAAGETAAGEAAAGETAAGEAAAGDAGAGRAGAGKAGAVTPASVAAADTDRFDGWGFDTCVTPSLETMRAWKSSRYRSIGVYYGGRGRGCPDQPELSKDWVSSVYGMGWKVLPVFVGSQSPCVAAEGKRKVMMSDDDPAGQGADEANEAVERARALGMVKGSPLYLDMEAYDQGDSDCAATTLSFIRSWDREVERLGYVSGFYSSADSGVEQLGAERRAGTSDLPSVMWFARWNDQPSVTGEPSLRSQDWSPHLRIHQYAGDVTEEHGGYELSIDRNRVDAPVARIAD from the coding sequence GTGCCCGGCACTCAGGGGGCCGGTGAGGCGCAGGCCAGCGCGTCCGGAGAAGCAGCCGCCGGGGAAACAGCCGCCGGAGAAGCAGCCGCCGGGGAAACAGCCGCCGGAGAAGCAGCCGCCGGAGACGCAGGTGCCGGCAGGGCAGGTGCGGGCAAGGCTGGCGCCGTAACACCGGCGTCGGTCGCCGCCGCTGACACCGACCGGTTCGACGGCTGGGGGTTCGACACCTGTGTCACCCCGTCCCTGGAGACGATGCGTGCCTGGAAGTCCTCCCGGTACCGGAGCATCGGTGTCTACTACGGCGGCCGGGGCAGGGGCTGCCCGGACCAGCCCGAGCTCAGCAAGGATTGGGTGTCCAGCGTGTACGGGATGGGATGGAAGGTCCTGCCGGTGTTCGTCGGCTCGCAGTCGCCGTGTGTGGCGGCCGAGGGCAAACGGAAGGTCATGATGAGCGACGACGACCCGGCCGGCCAGGGAGCGGATGAGGCGAACGAAGCGGTCGAGCGGGCCCGAGCGCTCGGCATGGTGAAGGGCTCACCGCTCTATCTGGACATGGAGGCATACGACCAGGGCGACAGCGACTGCGCCGCCACCACCCTCTCCTTCATCCGTTCCTGGGACCGCGAGGTGGAGCGCCTCGGATACGTCTCTGGCTTCTACAGCAGCGCGGACTCCGGAGTGGAGCAGCTCGGCGCGGAGCGCAGGGCGGGTACGTCGGACCTGCCATCGGTGATGTGGTTCGCCCGCTGGAATGACCAGCCCTCGGTGACCGGGGAGCCGTCCCTGCGGAGCCAGGACTGGTCGCCGCATCTGCGGATCCACCAGTACGCGGGCGATGTGACGGAGGAGCACGGCGGCTACGAGCTCAGCATCGACCGGAACCGCGTCGACGCCCCGGTGGCCCGGATCGCCGATTAG
- a CDS encoding lipid-transfer protein yields MSRRRGDSLGGKAAIAGIGATEFSKDSGRSELKLAVEAVRAALDDAGLTPADVDGLVTFTMDTSPEITVAQAAGIGELSFFSRIHYGGGAACATVQQAALAVAAGVADVVVCYRAFNERSGRRFGSGVQHREPSAEGAALGWALPFGLLTPASWVAMAAQRYLHTYGLSSEVFGHVAVTDRRYAARNPAAYFYEKPITLADHAASRWIVDPLRLLDCCQETDGGQAIVVTSAERARDLRRPPAVIVAAAQGAGRAQEQMTSFYRDDLSGLPEMNVVARQLWQTSGLRPSDIDVGILYDHFTPFVLMQLEEFGFCKPGEAAAFVAEDVLPLNTHGGQLGEAYLHGMNGIAEAVRQVRGTSVNQIPGAATTLVTAGTGVPTSGLILGTDG; encoded by the coding sequence TCTCCAAGGACTCCGGGCGCAGCGAGCTCAAACTCGCCGTGGAAGCGGTCCGCGCAGCCCTCGACGACGCGGGACTCACCCCCGCCGACGTGGACGGTCTGGTCACCTTCACCATGGACACCAGCCCCGAGATCACGGTCGCCCAGGCGGCCGGGATCGGGGAGCTCTCCTTCTTCTCCCGCATCCACTACGGAGGCGGTGCCGCCTGTGCCACCGTGCAGCAGGCCGCACTCGCCGTCGCTGCGGGAGTGGCCGACGTGGTCGTCTGTTACCGGGCGTTCAACGAGCGCTCCGGGCGGCGGTTCGGCTCGGGGGTCCAGCACAGGGAGCCGTCGGCCGAGGGAGCCGCGCTGGGCTGGGCACTGCCGTTCGGGCTGCTCACACCGGCCTCCTGGGTAGCGATGGCCGCCCAGCGGTATCTGCACACGTACGGCCTCTCGTCCGAGGTGTTCGGCCATGTCGCGGTGACCGACCGCCGGTATGCGGCGCGCAATCCGGCGGCGTACTTCTACGAGAAGCCGATCACCCTCGCCGATCACGCCGCCTCACGGTGGATCGTGGACCCGTTGCGGCTGCTCGACTGCTGCCAGGAGACCGACGGGGGGCAGGCGATCGTGGTCACCAGCGCCGAGCGCGCCCGTGATCTGCGCCGTCCGCCGGCGGTGATCGTGGCCGCGGCGCAGGGAGCGGGCCGGGCACAGGAGCAGATGACCAGTTTCTACCGGGACGATCTCAGCGGGCTGCCCGAGATGAACGTAGTGGCCCGGCAGCTCTGGCAGACCTCAGGGCTGCGGCCGTCCGACATCGATGTGGGCATCCTCTACGACCACTTCACTCCGTTCGTGCTGATGCAACTGGAGGAGTTCGGCTTCTGCAAGCCGGGTGAAGCAGCGGCCTTCGTCGCGGAGGACGTGCTTCCGCTGAACACTCATGGGGGCCAGCTGGGGGAGGCGTATCTGCACGGCATGAACGGCATAGCGGAAGCCGTACGGCAGGTGCGTGGCACATCGGTGAACCAGATACCCGGGGCGGCCACGACCCTCGTCACCGCGGGTACCGGCGTACCCACATCCGGGCTCATCCTCGGCACGGACGGCTGA